One genomic window of Caloranaerobacter ferrireducens includes the following:
- a CDS encoding NADH-dependent [FeFe] hydrogenase, group A6 — MTKVKVFIDDKEVIVDEGTTILEAAKKANINIPTLCYHPDQKIKGICRICIVEIEGQKNFSASCCTPVRDGMRVRTNTRRVREARKSIMEFILARHDGDCLTCIRNGNCELQKLSEELNIKEIKYDRIAENLPLDESNPSIVRNPNKCIKCGRCIEVCHDVQGVGAIDAINRSSDLKILPGLYEKLSDVACVYCGQCINVCPVGAIYEKEDIERVWDVLEDKSKHVVVQMAPAVRVSLGEIFGFKPGSIVTGKIVAFLKAIGFDRVFDTNFTADLTIVEEGNELLYRIKNGGKLPMITSCSPGWIRYIEFFYPELLEHVSTCKSPQQMFGALAKTYYAQKFGIDPKDIVVVSIMPCTAKKAEVVREGMDSSGYQDVDIVLTTRELGKMIKESRIQLEDLEEVEFDKPFGIATGAGAIFGATGGVMEAALRTVYEKVTGKELKKVEFTALRGIDEYKEAKVEMDNVKVKVAVVNGLKNAKMILDMIKEGKADYHFIEVMCCPGGCIGGGGQPIPNTNEIKKKRIEAIYNVDISYAIRKSHLNPVVNVLYEEFLQEPLGHKSHQLLHTHYINRKN, encoded by the coding sequence ATGACTAAAGTGAAGGTTTTTATAGATGACAAAGAAGTAATAGTAGATGAAGGGACTACGATACTTGAAGCTGCAAAAAAGGCAAATATTAACATTCCAACTCTTTGCTATCATCCAGACCAAAAAATAAAGGGGATTTGTAGGATTTGTATAGTTGAAATTGAGGGTCAAAAGAATTTTTCAGCTTCATGTTGTACACCAGTTAGAGATGGTATGAGAGTGAGAACTAATACAAGAAGAGTTAGAGAAGCAAGAAAAAGTATAATGGAATTTATTTTAGCAAGACATGATGGTGATTGTTTGACATGTATTAGAAATGGAAATTGTGAACTACAAAAATTAAGTGAAGAACTAAATATAAAAGAAATAAAATATGATAGGATAGCAGAAAATTTACCACTTGATGAATCTAATCCTTCAATAGTTAGAAATCCTAATAAATGTATTAAATGTGGAAGATGTATAGAAGTATGTCATGATGTACAAGGAGTTGGTGCAATAGATGCTATCAATAGAAGTAGTGACTTAAAAATTTTACCTGGATTATATGAAAAATTAAGTGATGTTGCATGTGTATATTGTGGTCAATGTATTAATGTTTGTCCAGTAGGTGCTATATACGAGAAAGAAGATATTGAAAGAGTATGGGATGTATTAGAGGATAAAAGTAAACATGTGGTTGTACAAATGGCACCTGCAGTCAGAGTATCATTAGGGGAAATATTTGGATTTAAACCAGGTAGTATAGTTACAGGGAAAATAGTAGCTTTCTTAAAGGCTATAGGATTTGACAGAGTTTTTGATACAAATTTTACAGCTGACTTAACAATAGTAGAGGAAGGAAATGAACTACTCTATAGGATAAAAAATGGAGGAAAGCTTCCTATGATAACATCATGTAGTCCAGGTTGGATAAGATATATAGAGTTTTTCTATCCTGAGCTATTAGAGCATGTTTCTACGTGTAAATCACCACAGCAAATGTTCGGGGCTTTAGCTAAAACATATTATGCTCAAAAATTTGGAATAGATCCTAAAGATATAGTTGTAGTATCTATTATGCCATGTACTGCTAAAAAAGCAGAGGTAGTTAGAGAGGGAATGGATAGTTCAGGCTATCAAGATGTGGACATTGTTTTAACAACTAGAGAATTAGGTAAGATGATTAAAGAATCAAGAATACAACTAGAAGATTTAGAAGAGGTAGAATTTGATAAACCGTTTGGAATTGCGACAGGAGCAGGTGCTATATTTGGAGCTACTGGTGGGGTAATGGAGGCTGCGCTTAGAACAGTGTATGAAAAGGTGACAGGTAAAGAGCTTAAAAAAGTAGAATTTACTGCTTTAAGAGGAATAGATGAATATAAAGAAGCGAAAGTAGAAATGGATAATGTAAAAGTAAAAGTAGCAGTAGTTAACGGTCTTAAAAATGCTAAAATGATTCTTGATATGATTAAAGAAGGTAAGGCAGACTATCATTTTATTGAAGTAATGTGTTGTCCTGGTGGTTGTATAGGTGGTGGTGGTCAGCCTATACCAAATACAAATGAGATTAAGAAGAAAAGAATAGAAGCTATTTATAATGTAGATATTTCATATGCTATAAGAAAATCTCATTTAAATCCTGTGGTAAATGTACTTTATGAAGAATTTTTACAAGAGCCTCTAGGGCATAAGTCTCATCAATTACTTCATACTCATTATATTAATAGAAAAAATTAA
- the nuoF gene encoding NADH-quinone oxidoreductase subunit NuoF, protein MVNLVSRLCGKLDPLSIDDYRENGGFKSLEKALFKMKPIDVIDEIKKSNLKGRGGAAFPTGLKWQFVFMEESDEKYVICNADEGEPGTFKDKVLLDGCPLQIIEGMLIAGYAVGAKKGFIYIRGEYPKSRELLIEAVDRLKKEGYLGKNILGSDFSFDIEIRSGAGAYVCGEETALIESIEGNPGRSRFKPPYPPNKGLWGKPTLVNNVETLANIPVILEIGAENYKKYGTESSSGTKLISVSGSVVNKGVYEVEFGITLREIIYDICGGLVKDRNLKFVQLGGSSGACIPADMLDLRLDFDELRNHGIGLGSGAILVVDENTCVVDFIKVTSQFFQHESCGKCTPCREGNYHLVRTLKRITEGKGSERDLELLKNISDVMEQCSLCGLGQAAPTALITTMKYFKEEYEEHLKGYCRAGKCTFKGGVLDD, encoded by the coding sequence ATGGTGAATTTGGTTTCTAGATTATGTGGTAAGTTAGATCCTTTGTCAATAGATGATTATAGAGAAAATGGTGGTTTTAAAAGTTTAGAAAAAGCTTTATTCAAAATGAAACCAATAGATGTTATTGATGAGATAAAAAAGTCAAATTTGAAAGGAAGAGGTGGAGCTGCATTTCCAACAGGACTAAAATGGCAGTTTGTATTTATGGAAGAAAGTGATGAGAAATATGTGATATGTAATGCAGATGAAGGAGAACCAGGAACTTTTAAAGATAAGGTATTATTAGATGGCTGTCCACTTCAGATTATAGAGGGTATGCTTATAGCTGGTTATGCAGTAGGTGCTAAAAAAGGATTTATATATATAAGAGGTGAATATCCAAAATCAAGAGAACTACTGATTGAAGCAGTCGATAGACTGAAAAAAGAAGGTTATTTAGGCAAAAATATTTTGGGTAGTGATTTTAGTTTTGATATCGAAATTAGATCAGGAGCTGGAGCATATGTATGCGGTGAAGAGACTGCATTAATAGAGTCTATTGAAGGTAATCCTGGAAGGTCTAGATTTAAACCTCCATATCCTCCTAATAAAGGTTTATGGGGAAAACCAACTCTTGTAAATAATGTTGAAACACTTGCTAACATTCCGGTTATTTTAGAAATAGGAGCTGAAAATTATAAAAAGTATGGAACAGAATCAAGTAGTGGAACTAAGCTTATTTCCGTATCTGGAAGTGTAGTAAATAAAGGGGTTTATGAGGTGGAATTTGGTATTACCTTAAGAGAGATTATATATGATATTTGTGGTGGACTTGTGAAGGATAGGAATTTGAAGTTTGTACAACTAGGTGGTTCTTCAGGCGCTTGTATACCTGCTGACATGTTAGATTTAAGACTTGATTTCGATGAGTTAAGAAATCATGGTATAGGATTAGGTTCTGGAGCAATTTTAGTTGTAGATGAGAACACATGTGTAGTTGATTTTATAAAAGTAACTTCTCAGTTTTTCCAGCATGAGTCATGTGGTAAATGTACACCATGTAGAGAAGGTAACTATCATTTAGTTAGGACGCTAAAAAGAATAACAGAAGGAAAAGGTAGTGAAAGAGATTTAGAATTGTTAAAAAATATTTCTGATGTTATGGAGCAGTGTTCATTATGCGGGTTAGGTCAAGCAGCTCCAACTGCTTTGATAACTACAATGAAATATTTTAAAGAAGAATATGAAGAGCATTTAAAAGGATATTGTAGAGCAGGAAAATGCACCTTTAAAGGAGGTGTTCTAGATGACTAA